The DNA segment TTTCGAGCGCTTGCCGCGCGGCGTGCGGCCAACCCTTTATGGCGATGCGTTGATTCGCCATGCGCGCATCGTGCTCGGCAGCCTCGAGCAGGCGCAGGAGGAACTCGCCGCGTTAAGCGCCGGACGACTTGGGCACGTCGCAGTCGGCGCGATCACGTCGCCCGGCGTGCGGGTGCTGCCAGCGGCGGTGGCGGCGGTCAAACGCAGGCATGCCACGATCCGTATCTCGGTTGAAATCGACACGAGCAACGTGCTGCTCGACCGGCTCGCGCAAGACAAGCTCGACGTCGTGATAGGTCGCCTGTCGCCGGAGCATGACAAACGGCAACTGCGCTATGAGTCGCTCGCTGGCGAACCAGTCTGCGCCGTGGTGCGGCCCGGTCATCCGCTCCTGCTGGGTTCGCCGGTTTCGCTCTCCGACGTTCAGCGCAGCCCGTGGATCGTCCCGCCGGCGGGCACCGTGTTGCGGCACCGTTTCGATCTGATGTTCCAGCGCGCGAGCCTCGCTCCGCCATCGAACGTCGTCGAGACGGCGGCACTGCTCTTCCTTACGCAAGCCGTTGAAAAAAGCGAGATGATCGCCGTGCTTGCGGAAGATGTGGCGCGCTACTACGCGGCGCACGGGATGGTGGAGATTTTGCCACTGGCCATGGAATGCACGATGGACGACTTCGGCCTGATCACTCCGGCAGAAAAGCTGCTGTCTCCCGCCGCTAGCCTGATGATCGACGCGCTGCGTGCAGCGAGCCGGGAGACCTATCGGTTGACGGGTGTGGGGTGAATGCGGGGGTTGTGGAGTGTTGGGGGCGTGCGTCGAAAAATGTCGGTACGTGGCCGGTACCGACATTTTCATAACACAGGATGCTGTACGAGAACTACGTGGGCGAGGTGAGGATCATTCCCACTCAATAGTCGCCGGCGGCTTCCCCGAAATGTCATACACGACCCGGTTAATCCCCCGCACCTCATTGATGATGCGGTTCGACACATGCCCAAGCAATTCATGCGGCAGATGCGCCCAATGCGCGGTCATGAAGTCGAGCGTCTGCACGGCGCGCAGCGCGACGACATACTCATAGGTCCGCCCGTCGCCCATCACGCCGACGCTTTTCACCGGCAGGAACACCGCGAAGGCCTGGCTCGTCAGGTCGTACCATGACTTGCCCGTTTCCTTGTCGATAAACGTGCGAAGCGTCTCGATGAAAATCGCGTCCGCGCGGCGCAGCAGGTCGGCGAATTCGCGCTTTACCTCGCCGAGAATCCGCACACCGAGACCCGGACCCGGGAACGGATGGCGATACACCATGGCCGGCGGCAAACCAAGCTTCACGCCGAGTTCGCGCACTTCGTCCTTGAACAGTTCGCGCAACGGTTCGAGCAGTTTCAGGTTCAGCGTCTCCGGCAAGCCGCCGACGTTATGGTGGCTCTTGATGGTCTGCGCGGCCTTCTTGCCCTTGCCCGCCGATTCGATCACGTCCGGGTAGATCGTGCCCTGCGCGAGCCATTTCGCGTCGGTCAGCTTGCCAGCTTCAGTCTGGAACACTTCCACGAACTCCGCGCCGATGATCTTGCGCTTCGCTTCCGGGTCGGTCACGCCGGTGAGCTTGCGCAGGAACACATCGCTTGCGTCGACGTGTATCACCTTCACGCCCAGATGGTCCGCGAAAGTGGCCATCACCTGCTCGGCCTCGTTCAGACGCAGCAGACCGTGATCGACGAACACGCAGGTCAGTTGATCGCCGATCGCGCGATGCAGCAGCGCAGCGGCCACCGACGAATCCACGCCGCCCGACAGGCCCAGGATCACATGCTCGTTGCCAACCTGCTCGCGGATCTTCGCGACGGCTTCGTCGATATAGTGACCCATTTCCCAGTCAGGCTTCGCCGCGCAGATCTGCAACACGAAGCGTTCGAGCATTGCGCGGCCTTGCACGGTATGCGTGACTTCCGGGTGCCATTGCAGCCCATAGAAGTGACGCTTTTCATCGGCCATGGCCGCGATCGGGCACGATTCCGTCGACGCCATCAGCTCGAAACCGGCCGGCATTTCCAGCACCTTGTCGCCGTGGCTCATCCACACCTTCAACATGCCGTGACCTTCCGGCGTGGTGAAGTCGCTGATGCCTTCCAGCAGGCTCGTGTGATTGCGCGCGCGCACTTCGGCATAGCCAAACTCGCGCAGATGACCGACGTCCACCTTGCCGCCGAGTTGCTGCGCCATGGCCTGCATGCCGTAGCAGATGCCGAGCACGGGCACCCCGAGTTCGAATACCGCCTGCGGTACGCGCGGCGTATCGGTCTCGGTGACCGAGCTCGGGCCGCCGGACAGGATCACGCCCTTGGGCGCGAAGTCGCGGATGAACGACGCGTCGACGTCGTACGGATGAATTTCCGAATACACGTTAGCTTCGCGAACGCGACGTGCAATCAGTTGGGTGACTTGCGAACCGAAGTCGAGAATCAGGATCTTGTCATGCATGGCAGCGGACGGAGTCAAAAGTGAGCGATACGGAATGCCGCGCACGAAGCGCGGCGTTGAATTCAAAACAGTCCACAGGGGACGATCGTGCGTGATGCGCTGACGCAGCCGACGCTGGTCTTGCAGAAAGCCGAACCCGTTCACGCTGGGCGTTAGCCGGCAACACGAGTGAACGGAATCCAGCAGCGATGGCAGCCGTTGTGCGTTCCAGCGCATCAGCCATGAAACGGCGGCCGGGGCGCACCGGCTGCATCGGCGGCGGCGTTGCGCGCTTCGGCGCGGGCGGCTGCGGCA comes from the Paraburkholderia sp. PREW-6R genome and includes:
- a CDS encoding LysR family transcriptional regulator, which translates into the protein MLDRNPWYVRTRLKTRQLLLVVALAEEGNIHRAAAALNMTQPAASKLLRELEDMVGALLFERLPRGVRPTLYGDALIRHARIVLGSLEQAQEELAALSAGRLGHVAVGAITSPGVRVLPAAVAAVKRRHATIRISVEIDTSNVLLDRLAQDKLDVVIGRLSPEHDKRQLRYESLAGEPVCAVVRPGHPLLLGSPVSLSDVQRSPWIVPPAGTVLRHRFDLMFQRASLAPPSNVVETAALLFLTQAVEKSEMIAVLAEDVARYYAAHGMVEILPLAMECTMDDFGLITPAEKLLSPAASLMIDALRAASRETYRLTGVG
- the guaA gene encoding glutamine-hydrolyzing GMP synthase, which gives rise to MHDKILILDFGSQVTQLIARRVREANVYSEIHPYDVDASFIRDFAPKGVILSGGPSSVTETDTPRVPQAVFELGVPVLGICYGMQAMAQQLGGKVDVGHLREFGYAEVRARNHTSLLEGISDFTTPEGHGMLKVWMSHGDKVLEMPAGFELMASTESCPIAAMADEKRHFYGLQWHPEVTHTVQGRAMLERFVLQICAAKPDWEMGHYIDEAVAKIREQVGNEHVILGLSGGVDSSVAAALLHRAIGDQLTCVFVDHGLLRLNEAEQVMATFADHLGVKVIHVDASDVFLRKLTGVTDPEAKRKIIGAEFVEVFQTEAGKLTDAKWLAQGTIYPDVIESAGKGKKAAQTIKSHHNVGGLPETLNLKLLEPLRELFKDEVRELGVKLGLPPAMVYRHPFPGPGLGVRILGEVKREFADLLRRADAIFIETLRTFIDKETGKSWYDLTSQAFAVFLPVKSVGVMGDGRTYEYVVALRAVQTLDFMTAHWAHLPHELLGHVSNRIINEVRGINRVVYDISGKPPATIEWE